ATCTCTCATGGCCCCCTGCCCGACTCtaccccagccccatcccagctctCAGCCCAAGGCAacttccctgcctcctccagcagccctgCATCCCCCAAGCCCCAGTCCCGACCCCAGGGATGTGCCTGGTGCTGGATCCCCTCAGTCCCCTGTGCTGGATGGGGCAGGGAATGGGCAGAGTGCGGGCAGGGCGGGAGGGAccgtggctgctgctgcctttggacTCTTCCCGTGGGCAGGAGCCAGGCAGGGGCCCAGCCACAACCCCTCTGTGTCTGCAGAGCCCCTTCCACTTCCACGTGGACCGGCAGAGCTCGCTGGAGACGCTGGTGGATGTggtgctgagcatcctgcaGGCCAACGACTGGCACGAGACCAACCTGGTGCTCTGCCACCCCTGGGACGTCTCCGGCTTCCTCAGCCTCTGGGCCCGTCGCTCCCAGCTCTTGCTCCGCACCATCCTGGACCTGGGTTACCTGGATGAGCCCAGAGCCTCCCGCTCCCTCCAGCAGCACCGGGCGCACTTCAGGGCCCTCTCCAGCCCGGTGCTGATGCTCGGCTGCGACCTGCAGCGCGCCCGGCTCATCTTCCGCACGGCCGAGGAGTCGGGGCTGCTGCCGCAGGAGCTGCactgggtgctggggtccccGCTCAGCGCCGGCGAGCTGCAGACCGAGGGGCTGCCCCCGGGGCTCCTGGCTTACGGGGAGCTCAACCCGCCGCCGCTGGAGCTCTTCATCCAGGACGCGGTGGAGCTGGTGGCCCGCGCCGTCCGCAGCGCATCCCGCAcggggcccggccccgccgagCTGCACACCACGGGGAACTGCAGCAACGGGCGCCCGGCGGGCGGCGAGGCCCCGGGGCTCATCCTGTCCCGGTAAGGGAGGTGCTGGGGTGCCCCTTTCCCTGGCTCCATCACATCGGGGTGCCTGGGAGGGGGGTGTGCAGAGCCCTGTGTGGTCCCTGCTGGGGCTCAGTGCCCTCCGGGACACGCTCTGCGCTGGCTGCACGGGGGGGGAATGTGTCACTTCCCATCTCCCTTAACGCTTCCCGGGCACGGCTGCTCCATTACCGTCAATAACACCCGGCCCTGCCAGTGCCTGAATCGGGCTCCCGGCTCCCGTGACCCCCCCATTCCCTTCCCCTCCAGGTTCCTGTCCAACGCCTCCTTCCACGGGCGCACGGGGCCGGTGCGGGTGCAGAGCGCGAGGCTGGTGCGGCCGGAGCAGCGCTTCCACGTGTGGCGCCTGCAGCGGGACCCGCGGGGGGCCCCGGCCTGGGGGACGGTGGGGTCGTGGCACCGTgggaggctggagctggaggagggcGCGCGGCAGAGCCAGCGCCACGGCCCCGGCGAGGCGGCCGCGGGCAGCCGGCGGCGGCTGCGCGTGGTGACGCTGGTGGAGCATCCGTTCGTCTTCACCAGGGAGGTGGACGAGGACGAGAGCTGCCCCGTtgggcagctctgcctggaCCCCGGCACCAACGACTCGGCTGTGCTGGACGCCCTCTTTGAGGAGCTGGGTGCCGGCAACGGCTCGGTGCCGCGGGCGTACAAGAAGTGCTGCTACGGGTACTGCATCGACCTGCTGGAGAAGCTGGCGGAGGACTTGAGCTTTGCCTTTGAGCTCTACATTGTGGGCGATGGGAAGTACGGGGCCTGGAAGAACGGGCGCTGGACGGGGCTGGTGGGGGACCTGCTCAGCGGCACGGCCCACATGGCCGTCACCTCCTTCAGCATCAACTCGGCACGGAGCAAAGTCATCGACTTCACCAGCCCCTTCTTCTCCACCAGCCTGGGCATCCTGGTGAGGACCAAGGATACGGCGTCGCCCATCGGGGCCTTCATGTGGCCCTTGCACTGGACCATGTGGGTGGGCATCTTCGTGGCCCTGCACATGACGGCCCTCTTCCTCACCCTGTACGAGTGGAAGAGCCCCTATGGCATGACCCCGCTCGGCCGCAACCGCATGAAGATCTTCTCCTACTCCTCAGCCCTCAACCTCTGCTACGCCATCCTCTTTGGGCGCACCGTGTCCAGCAAGACGCCCAAGTGCTGCACCGGCCGCTTCCTCATGAACCTCTGGGCCATCTTCTGCCTCCTGGTGCTCTCCAGCTACACGGCCAACCTGGCGGCCGTCATGGTGGGGGACAAGACCTTCGAGGAGCTCTCGGGCATCCACGACCCAAAGGTGGGAGAGGGTCCGGGCTGCTTCGGATGGGGTGGGAGCAGGGTCCATGGAAGAGGGATCCGTCctggctgccccttccctgaTAGGATGCGCGTTGAAGGTCCCCGCAGCCCAGGTCCTTGGGATGCGTCCCCAGGGAGCCGGGGCTGTTCCCCACTGATGCTCTGGTGCCTCCTTCCAGCTGCATCACCCCTCGCAGGGCTTCTGCTTCGGCACCGTGTGGGAGAGCAGCGCCGAGGAGTACATCAAGAAGAGCTTCCCCGAGATGCACGAGCACATGCGGCGCCACAACGTCCCCAACACCCCCGCCGGCATCACCATGCTCAAGTGAGGGGCCAGGACAGCGTTTTGAGGGggtgtcccgtcccgtcccgtcccttTTTACCCCTTCCAGGGCAGGTTTTGCCCCATCCCTTCAGCCCTGAGGGTGCCCCTGTGCCGGTGCAGGACGGAGCCCCCCAGGCTCAACGCCTTCATCATGGACAAGTCGCTGCTggactatgaggtctccattgACTCTGACTGCAAACTGCTCAC
Above is a window of Lathamus discolor isolate bLatDis1 chromosome 21, bLatDis1.hap1, whole genome shotgun sequence DNA encoding:
- the GRIN3B gene encoding glutamate receptor ionotropic, NMDA 3B isoform X3: MAGLRALWLLAALGAAGGHPQPCRVPAPPGPAVRLGALLPPGSPRRARLRAALARAAGAGAGAGAGASPGGTPLPSNLSLEVVAGGPAKRDPRSLSRWLCGALAGRGVAAVLALPRSRRELLLLDFLAAALQVPVLSLPDTRGLLPVRAQSPFHFHVDRQSSLETLVDVVLSILQANDWHETNLVLCHPWDVSGFLSLWARRSQLLLRTILDLGYLDEPRASRSLQQHRAHFRALSSPVLMLGCDLQRARLIFRTAEESGLLPQELHWVLGSPLSAGELQTEGLPPGLLAYGELNPPPLELFIQDAVELVARAVRSASRTGPGPAELHTTGNCSNGRPAGGEAPGLILSRFLSNASFHGRTGPVRVQSARLVRPEQRFHVWRLQRDPRGAPAWGTVGSWHRGRLELEEGARQSQRHGPGEAAAGSRRRLRVVTLVEHPFVFTREVDEDESCPVGQLCLDPGTNDSAVLDALFEELGAGNGSVPRAYKKCCYGYCIDLLEKLAEDLSFAFELYIVGDGKYGAWKNGRWTGLVGDLLSGTAHMAVTSFSINSARSKVIDFTSPFFSTSLGILVRTKDTASPIGAFMWPLHWTMWVGIFVALHMTALFLTLYEWKSPYGMTPLGRNRMKIFSYSSALNLCYAILFGRTVSSKTPKCCTGRFLMNLWAIFCLLVLSSYTANLAAVMVGDKTFEELSGIHDPKLHHPSQGFCFGTVWESSAEEYIKKSFPEMHEHMRRHNVPNTPAGITMLKTEPPRLNAFIMDKSLLDYEVSIDSDCKLLTVGKPFAIEGYGIGLPQNSPLTSNISKLISWYKSSGFMDLLHDKWYKMVPCGKRVLAVTETLQMGIYHFSGLFVLLCIGLSTSLLTSLGEHVFYRLVLPRIKRKKRFNYWLHTSQKIHRALNMGTEEQESRKLGSEQRRALQPRPWSTRRVRFQLDSKAPPDGEEPPGNGPLERELRELERSIRELRDRLRAALARRSELVAALGTAKGGRGLPAPMGSEEPPERHPRARPSSAPPQGSREEEEEEGAAKPG
- the GRIN3B gene encoding glutamate receptor ionotropic, NMDA 3B isoform X1; protein product: MAGLRALWLLAALGAAGGHPQPCRVPAPPGPAVRLGALLPPGSPRRARLRAALARAAGAGAGAGAGASPGGTPLPSNLSLEVVAGGPAKRDPRSLSRWLCGALAGRGVAAVLALPRSRRELLLLDFLAAALQVPVLSLPDTRGLLPVRAQSPFHFHVDRQSSLETLVDVVLSILQANDWHETNLVLCHPWDVSGFLSLWARRSQLLLRTILDLGYLDEPRASRSLQQHRAHFRALSSPVLMLGCDLQRARLIFRTAEESGLLPQELHWVLGSPLSAGELQTEGLPPGLLAYGELNPPPLELFIQDAVELVARAVRSASRTGPGPAELHTTGNCSNGRPAGGEAPGLILSRFLSNASFHGRTGPVRVQSARLVRPEQRFHVWRLQRDPRGAPAWGTVGSWHRGRLELEEGARQSQRHGPGEAAAGSRRRLRVVTLVEHPFVFTREVDEDESCPVGQLCLDPGTNDSAVLDALFEELGAGNGSVPRAYKKCCYGYCIDLLEKLAEDLSFAFELYIVGDGKYGAWKNGRWTGLVGDLLSGTAHMAVTSFSINSARSKVIDFTSPFFSTSLGILVRTKDTASPIGAFMWPLHWTMWVGIFVALHMTALFLTLYEWKSPYGMTPLGRNRMKIFSYSSALNLCYAILFGRTVSSKTPKCCTGRFLMNLWAIFCLLVLSSYTANLAAVMVGDKTFEELSGIHDPKLHHPSQGFCFGTVWESSAEEYIKKSFPEMHEHMRRHNVPNTPAGITMLKTEPPRLNAFIMDKSLLDYEVSIDSDCKLLTVGKPFAIEGYGIGLPQNSPLTSNISKLISWYKSSGFMDLLHDKWYKMVPCGKRVLAVTETLQMGIYHFSGLFVLLCIGLSTSLLTSLGEHVFYRLVLPRIKRKKRFNYWLHTSQVLLLPLPLLIPPPLPGSRVLCSPQKIHRALNMGTEEQESRKLGSEQRRALQPRPWSTRRVRFQLDSKAPPDGEEPPGNGPLERELRELERSIRELRDRLRAALARRSELVAALGTAKGGRGLPAPMGSEEPPERHPRARPSSAPPQGSREEEEEEGAAKPG
- the GRIN3B gene encoding glutamate receptor ionotropic, NMDA 3B isoform X2, coding for MAGLRALWLLAALGAAGGHPQPCRVPAPPGPAVRLGALLPPGSPRRARLRAALARAAGAGAGAGAGASPGGTPLPSNLSLEVVAGGPAKRDPRSLSRWLCGALAGRGVAAVLALPRSRRELLLLDFLAAALQVPVLSLPDTRGLLPVRAQSPFHFHVDRQSSLETLVDVVLSILQANDWHETNLVLCHPWDVSGFLSLWARRSQLLLRTILDLGYLDEPRASRSLQQHRAHFRALSSPVLMLGCDLQRARLIFRTAEESGLLPQELHWVLGSPLSAGELQTEGLPPGLLAYGELNPPPLELFIQDAVELVARAVRSASRTGPGPAELHTTGNCSNGRPAGGEAPGLILSRFLSNASFHGRTGPVRVQSARLVRPEQRFHVWRLQRDPRGAPAWGTVGSWHRGRLELEEGARQSQRHGPGEAAAGSRRRLRVVTLVEHPFVFTREVDEDESCPVGQLCLDPGTNDSAVLDALFEELGAGNGSVPRAYKKCCYGYCIDLLEKLAEDLSFAFELYIVGDGKYGAWKNGRWTGLVGDLLSGTAHMAVTSFSINSARSKVIDFTSPFFSTSLGILVRTKDTASPIGAFMWPLHWTMWVGIFVALHMTALFLTLYEWKSPYGMTPLGRNRMKIFSYSSALNLCYAILFGRTVSSKTPKCCTGRFLMNLWAIFCLLVLSSYTANLAAVMVGDKTFEELSGIHDPKLHHPSQGFCFGTVWESSAEEYIKKSFPEMHEHMRRHNVPNTPAGITMLKTEPPRLNAFIMDKSLLDYEVSIDSDCKLLTVGKPFAIEGYGIGLPQNSPLTSNISKLISWYKSSGFMDLLHDKWYKMVPCGKRVLAVTETLQMGIYHFSGLFVLLCIGLSTSLLTSLGEHVFYRLVLPRIKRKKRFNYWLHTSQVLLLPLPLLIPPPLPGSRVLCSPQKIHRALNMGTEEQESRKLGSEQRRALQPRPWSTRRVRFQLDSKAPPDGEEPPGNGPLERELRELERSIRELRDRLRAALARRSELVAALGTAKGGRGLPAPMGSEEPPERHPRARPSSAPPQGSREEEEEEGE
- the GRIN3B gene encoding glutamate receptor ionotropic, NMDA 3B isoform X4, with product MAGLRALWLLAALGAAGGHPQPCRVPAPPGPAVRLGALLPPGSPRRARLRAALARAAGAGAGAGAGASPGGTPLPSNLSLEVVAGGPAKRDPRSLSRWLCGALAGRGVAAVLALPRSRRELLLLDFLAAALQVPVLSLPDTRGLLPVRAQSPFHFHVDRQSSLETLVDVVLSILQANDWHETNLVLCHPWDVSGFLSLWARRSQLLLRTILDLGYLDEPRASRSLQQHRAHFRALSSPVLMLGCDLQRARLIFRTAEESGLLPQELHWVLGSPLSAGELQTEGLPPGLLAYGELNPPPLELFIQDAVELVARAVRSASRTGPGPAELHTTGNCSNGRPAGGEAPGLILSRFLSNASFHGRTGPVRVQSARLVRPEQRFHVWRLQRDPRGAPAWGTVGSWHRGRLELEEGARQSQRHGPGEAAAGSRRRLRVVTLVEHPFVFTREVDEDESCPVGQLCLDPGTNDSAVLDALFEELGAGNGSVPRAYKKCCYGYCIDLLEKLAEDLSFAFELYIVGDGKYGAWKNGRWTGLVGDLLSGTAHMAVTSFSINSARSKVIDFTSPFFSTSLGILVRTKDTASPIGAFMWPLHWTMWVGIFVALHMTALFLTLYEWKSPYGMTPLGRNRMKIFSYSSALNLCYAILFGRTVSSKTPKCCTGRFLMNLWAIFCLLVLSSYTANLAAVMVGDKTFEELSGIHDPKLHHPSQGFCFGTVWESSAEEYIKKSFPEMHEHMRRHNVPNTPAGITMLKTEPPRLNAFIMDKSLLDYEVSIDSDCKLLTVGKPFAIEGYGIGLPQNSPLTSNISKLISWYKSSGFMDLLHDKWYKMVPCGKRVLAVTETLQMGIYHFSGLFVLLCIGLSTSLLTSLGEHVFYRLVLPRIKRKKRKSTGL